In Monodelphis domestica isolate mMonDom1 chromosome 4, mMonDom1.pri, whole genome shotgun sequence, one DNA window encodes the following:
- the LOC100028666 gene encoding uncharacterized protein LOC100028666 has product MDPSQMEKKVSELSQSQRTNVHSVLKAPVFPKSHIRVDDDEDEATGLDNPSQTSTFPQLSTSAGTQSTREGNKEGTGRKLLNMLRKILKGSENNEVNEVQDMPPLVPFGDVVGCLGVHIKKCRHFSPRINLKYHSNLFIRITVNKIMKSTKAHSLNLKNIERKPGIRFEEVKYFSIQVPRRQDDERNMIYLELMEFDDLEAYPVLLGSFSLHLYEVIQKGCFTEEVYMKIRNLVVCKLEVEFMFSYGNFGFGFSHQLKPLQKLIQPSMFMHVPPPLERTDPLTNVITPQRIEYPAFLSPDLNVTVGTQQNQIPSFPVRLEKLQKQPRDRLDRMKKEYRNLKTWEEKSEYLDQILRMKNSPKDFPGLRDSNSNNDVLLKQRESQFLANLFQPPEYSLQKQEDIPFPSELPVKTPEVKKSLRMGEMRIESPDSSLIVQVNAETKNGSRAPGESLPLPLASLKGKDVCVEPVERSDELVGENNEPEGETSGRQITDSASSEVKPKQSHQSETKLKSSSLIRDRRKRSTDEFGLETKRQSVKQESKKGSEFLQVLKEDTETVSKAPLPRHVSFNILNETTVLCSSPVLNKDEMEENTSLNEVKSRNGGKEKYKKGVGEKNEDEEESEQAPEGTRCPRAQGIRTWRSNQ; this is encoded by the coding sequence ATGGACCCAAGCCAGATGGAAAAAAAGGTTTCGGAGCTTAGTCAATCTCAGCGAACCAACGTCCATTCGGTACTCAAGGCCCCTGTATTTCCCAAGAGTCACATTAGAGTTGACGACGATGAGGATGAAGCAACAGGCTTGGACAACCCGTCTCAGACGTCCACCTTTCCGCAATTGTCGACATCGGCGGGGACCCAGTCAACTAGGGAAGGGAACAAGGAGGGGACTGGCCGAAAGCTGCTGAACATGCTGAGAAAAATTCTTAAAGGTAGTGAGAATAATGAAGTGAATGAAGTACAAGACATGCCACCTTTGGTTCCATTTGGAGACGTGGTTGGCTGCCTGGGTGTTCATATAAAAAAGTGCAGACATTTTTCACCTAGGATCAACTTAAAGTATCACTCAAATTTGTTTATTCGAATCACTGTAAACAAGATCATGAAAAGTACTAAAGCTCATTCCTTGAATTTAAAGAACATTGAGAGGAAACCGGGAATTAGGTTTgaagaagtaaaatatttttctatacagGTTCCAAGACGTCAAGATGATGAGAGGAATATGATTTATTTGGAGCTAATGGAATTTGATGATTTGGAAGCATACCCTGTACTGTTGGGAAGTTTTAGCTTACATCTTTATGAAGTAATTCAGAAAGGATGCTTCACCGAAGAAGTTTATATGAAGATTAGAAATCTGGTTGTCTGCAAACTTGAAGTGGAGTTTATGTTTTCCTATGGAAACTTTGGCTTTGGCTTCTCACATCAGTTAAAACCACTTCAGAAGTTGATTCAGCCATCTATGTTTATGCATGTTCCCCCACCCTTAGAAAGAACAGACCCTCTAACAAATGTTATCACACCCCAACGAATAGAATACCCAGCATTCCTGTCTCCAGATTTGAACGTTACTGTTGGGACTCAGCAAAATCAAATTCCATCTTTTCCAGTGCGACTTGAAAAACTTCAGAAACAACCTCGGGACAGACTTGacagaatgaaaaaagaatatcGAAATCTGAAAACATGGGAAGAAAAATCTGAATATTTAGACCAAATCCTTCGCATGAAAAACTCGCCAAAAGACTTTCCTGGCTTAAGAGATAGCAACAGCAATAACGACGTACTTCTAAAGCAGCGGGAGTCTCAGTTCCTAGCAAATCTTTTCCAGCCACCAGAATACTCACTTCAAAAGCAAGAGGATATACCTTTCCCGTCCGAACTGCCTGTCAAGACACCGGAAGTTAAGAAGAGTCTGCGAATGGGAGAAATGAGAATCGAATCCCCAGATTCGAGTCTGATTGTTCAAGTCAATGCTGAAACAAAAAATGGAAGCCGCGCTCCTGGGGAAAGTCTCCCTTTACCTCTAGCTTCATTAAAAGGGAAAGATGTTTGTGTAGAACCTGTAGAAAGAAGCGATGAACTCGTAGGTGAAAACAATGAACCTGAAGGAGAAACATCAGGAAGACAGATCACAGACTCGGCTTCATCAGAAGTAAAGCCAAAACAGAGCCATCAATCAGAAACAAAGTTGAAAAGTAGCAGCTTGATCCGAGACAGAAGAAAGAGGAGCACAGATGAATTtggattagaaacaaaaagacaaagtgtaaagcaagaaagcaaaaaaGGCTCAGAATTTCTGCAGGTTCTAAAAGAAGACACTGAAACGGTCTCAAAGGCGCCTCTTCCTCGACatgtttcctttaatattttgaaCGAAACTACGGTATTATGTTCAAGTCCAGTCTTAAACAAAGATGAGATGGAAGAAAACACTAGCTTGAATGAAGTTAAGAGCAGgaatgggggaaaggaaaagtaCAAAAAAGGGGTAGGTGAgaagaatgaagatgaagaagagagTGAGCAAGCCCCAGAGGGCACCAGGTGTCCCAGAGCCCAGGGAATTCGGACTTGGAGGAGCAACCAGTAG